A genomic stretch from Candidatus Binatus sp. includes:
- the purN gene encoding phosphoribosylglycinamide formyltransferase, producing MAENPTVKLGVLISGAGTNLQAIIDAILRGDLRAEIRLVISNRAGAQGLERARRHGIETMVIDHRKFTSREDFDRAILAALLDRSVELVALAGFMRLLSPVMLEAFPGRIMNIHNSLLPSFPGIHGPKEAIEYGVKIAGCTVFFVTAGVDVGPVIVQAAVPVLPGDDEQRLAARILLQEHRIFPHAIALFQQGRLEIQGRRVIIKGDSATPNSPPLVNPPVDRFEN from the coding sequence ATGGCGGAAAATCCGACGGTCAAACTCGGCGTCCTGATTTCCGGCGCCGGCACCAATCTGCAAGCAATAATCGACGCGATTCTCCGCGGCGATCTCAGGGCCGAAATCCGTCTCGTCATATCGAATCGGGCCGGCGCGCAGGGACTCGAGCGCGCCCGCCGCCACGGAATCGAGACCATGGTCATCGACCATCGCAAGTTTACATCGCGCGAGGACTTCGACCGCGCGATCCTCGCCGCGCTGCTCGATCGCTCGGTCGAGCTGGTCGCGCTGGCGGGCTTCATGCGCCTGCTCTCGCCGGTGATGCTCGAGGCGTTCCCCGGCCGCATCATGAATATCCACAACAGCCTGCTGCCGTCGTTTCCCGGCATTCACGGGCCGAAGGAGGCGATCGAATACGGCGTCAAGATAGCAGGATGCACGGTTTTCTTCGTCACTGCGGGTGTCGACGTCGGCCCGGTGATCGTGCAAGCGGCGGTGCCCGTGTTGCCCGGCGACGACGAACAACGGCTGGCGGCGCGCATCCTGCTCCAGGAGCATCGCATCTTTCCGCACGCGATCGCGCTCTTTCAGCAGGGCCGTCTCGAGATCCAGGGGCGTCGGGTTATCATCAAGGGCGATTCGGCCACGCCGAACTCCCCGCCGCTGGTGAATCCTCCGGTGGATCGATTCGAAAATTGA
- a CDS encoding ComF family protein, giving the protein MAALAQLLDFLYPPRCPACGTSLASEAGPRPRVCAQCVARAERMPEPRCEVCGGPLESAVSGATRCARCLAHPPRYRIARTIARYRTTAEDEPGSLPALIRRHKYGLDQSVGRALADYLGDELPVSADDYDVVIPVPLHWRRLWWRGFNQAALLAGEVARRLDLPLDTTAMSRRRFTMPQTSRHHGERVKNVRRAFAVTNPDRVRNRRVLIVDDVMTTGATVDECARVLLAAGAACVDVFTLARVL; this is encoded by the coding sequence ATGGCCGCGCTCGCCCAGCTTCTCGACTTTCTGTATCCACCGCGATGCCCGGCATGCGGGACATCGCTCGCATCCGAAGCGGGACCACGACCGCGCGTTTGCGCTCAATGCGTGGCGCGAGCCGAGCGGATGCCCGAGCCGCGCTGCGAAGTGTGCGGTGGACCGCTCGAGTCCGCCGTCAGCGGCGCGACGCGATGCGCCCGATGCCTCGCGCATCCGCCACGCTATCGAATCGCACGCACTATCGCGCGCTATCGAACCACCGCCGAGGACGAACCCGGCAGCCTGCCCGCGCTGATTCGCCGTCACAAGTACGGCCTCGATCAATCCGTCGGCCGCGCGCTGGCGGATTACCTGGGCGACGAGCTGCCGGTGTCGGCTGACGATTACGATGTCGTCATCCCGGTGCCGCTGCATTGGCGCCGCTTGTGGTGGCGCGGATTCAACCAGGCCGCGCTGCTCGCCGGCGAAGTCGCCCGGCGGCTCGATCTTCCGCTGGATACCACCGCGATGTCGCGCCGGCGCTTCACCATGCCGCAGACCTCGCGTCACCACGGCGAGCGCGTCAAGAACGTGCGCCGCGCGTTCGCGGTCACCAATCCCGACCGCGTCAGGAATCGCCGCGTGCTGATCGTGGACGACGTGATGACCACCGGCGCCACGGTCGATGAATGCGCGCGCGTGCTGCTTGCGGCCGGCGCGGCTTGCGTGGACGTATTCACGCTCGCGCGCGTGCTATGA
- a CDS encoding class I SAM-dependent methyltransferase — MSESLRAGWDERHRGQPPGEAEPFLAAMLARIPRGVALDVAAGRGRNALALARAGMQVLAVDLSTEAMRILAAAARTARLAIWPVVANLDSFHLKDESFDVIVNINFLDRALFPKFARALRPGGILIADTFLVDQAAISAPRDPRFLLDRGELRALAGGLEIEEYREGLTAYPGGERAFRASMVARRRKAN, encoded by the coding sequence ATGAGCGAATCGCTGCGTGCCGGCTGGGACGAACGCCATCGCGGCCAGCCGCCCGGCGAAGCCGAGCCGTTCCTGGCCGCGATGCTCGCGCGAATCCCGCGCGGCGTCGCGCTCGACGTCGCCGCCGGACGCGGGCGCAACGCGCTCGCGCTCGCACGAGCCGGGATGCAGGTGCTCGCGGTCGATCTCTCCACGGAAGCGATGCGCATCCTCGCCGCGGCTGCGCGGACCGCGCGACTGGCCATCTGGCCCGTGGTCGCAAACTTGGATAGCTTTCATCTCAAGGACGAATCTTTCGACGTCATCGTGAACATAAACTTCCTCGACCGCGCGCTGTTCCCGAAATTTGCCCGGGCGCTCAGGCCCGGCGGCATTTTGATCGCCGATACGTTCCTGGTTGACCAGGCTGCGATCAGCGCGCCACGCGATCCGCGCTTTCTGCTCGATCGCGGAGAGCTTCGCGCGCTCGCGGGCGGACTCGAGATCGAGGAATACCGCGAAGGGTTGACTGCTTATCCAGGCGGCGAGCGCGCCTTTCGCGCGTCGATGGTGGCGCGGCGAAGGAAGGCGAACTGA
- the purM gene encoding phosphoribosylformylglycinamidine cyclo-ligase, translated as MAPGMTYKAAGVDIALKQSLIPLFGSIARTTAGAHVIGGVGGFGALVGLNAARKMRAPVLVAGTDSVGTKLMIAFETGRHDTVGIDCVAMCVNDIICHGARPLFFLDYIGSGKLQKRTALDIVKGIARGCAQAAVSLVGGETAQLSGLYKPGEYDLAGFAVGIVERARIPKPSRVRAGDVLIALASSGLHSNGFSLVRRVLLERAKLKLGSNIAELGCTLGEELLRPTLIYARVVAELFERFKISGLANITGGGVLENLPRVMPENTRAILERGSWPTPPIFDMIQRLGKIRRTEMDRTFNNGLGMVAIVSAREAERVVAHLRRREYGAYVVGEVRRGKRGVSIH; from the coding sequence ATGGCGCCCGGGATGACGTACAAAGCGGCCGGCGTCGATATCGCGCTGAAGCAGAGCCTGATTCCGCTTTTCGGTTCGATCGCCAGGACCACGGCCGGCGCGCACGTGATCGGCGGAGTCGGCGGCTTCGGCGCGCTGGTTGGACTCAACGCGGCGCGCAAGATGCGCGCGCCGGTGTTGGTCGCGGGCACCGACAGCGTCGGCACCAAGCTCATGATCGCGTTCGAGACCGGACGTCACGACACCGTCGGAATCGACTGCGTCGCGATGTGCGTCAACGACATCATCTGCCACGGGGCGCGTCCGCTGTTCTTTCTCGATTACATCGGCTCCGGCAAGCTGCAAAAAAGGACCGCGCTCGACATCGTCAAGGGCATCGCTCGCGGATGCGCCCAGGCCGCCGTGAGCCTGGTCGGCGGCGAGACGGCGCAGCTCAGCGGGTTGTACAAGCCCGGCGAGTACGACCTGGCCGGCTTCGCGGTGGGAATCGTCGAACGCGCGCGGATTCCCAAGCCGTCCAGGGTGCGCGCCGGCGACGTGCTGATCGCACTCGCATCCAGCGGACTTCACTCCAACGGCTTCTCGCTGGTGCGCCGCGTTCTGCTCGAGCGCGCCAAACTCAAGCTCGGCTCCAACATCGCCGAGCTGGGATGCACGCTGGGCGAGGAACTTCTGCGTCCCACGCTCATCTACGCGCGCGTCGTCGCCGAACTGTTCGAGCGCTTCAAGATAAGCGGGCTTGCCAATATCACCGGCGGCGGCGTGCTCGAGAACCTGCCGCGCGTGATGCCCGAGAACACCCGCGCAATCCTCGAACGCGGCAGTTGGCCGACGCCGCCGATTTTCGACATGATTCAGCGCCTTGGCAAAATCCGCCGCACCGAGATGGATCGCACCTTCAACAACGGCCTCGGGATGGTCGCGATCGTGTCCGCGCGCGAGGCCGAGCGCGTCGTCGCTCATTTGCGCCGCCGCGAATATGGAGCATATGTTGTCGGCGAAGTAAGGCGCGGCAAGCGCGGAGTGTCAATTCACTGA
- a CDS encoding nuclear transport factor 2 family protein, protein MAITGTLEDREEVRALHARYCLTIDAGRYDEWVDCFTEDGVFESPRFGKHSGRAGLERFAALHKESLGGAQVLHVVANPAFELDGASGTGTAYLVFYHCKDGRVQQSTVGYYTDKLRKTPAGWRFASRQVTILGHH, encoded by the coding sequence ATGGCGATAACAGGAACGCTCGAAGATCGCGAGGAAGTTCGCGCGCTGCACGCGCGCTATTGCCTGACGATCGACGCCGGCCGCTACGATGAATGGGTCGATTGCTTCACCGAGGACGGCGTCTTCGAGAGCCCGCGCTTCGGCAAGCACAGCGGACGCGCCGGTCTCGAACGATTCGCGGCGCTGCACAAGGAATCACTCGGCGGCGCGCAGGTGCTCCACGTGGTCGCCAATCCGGCCTTCGAACTCGACGGCGCCAGCGGCACCGGCACCGCCTACCTGGTCTTTTACCATTGCAAGGACGGGCGGGTGCAGCAATCGACGGTTGGCTATTACACGGACAAGCTGCGCAAGACGCCTGCGGGATGGCGCTTTGCCAGCCGTCAAGTGACGATCCTCGGGCATCACTGA